The following proteins come from a genomic window of Anguilla rostrata isolate EN2019 chromosome 17, ASM1855537v3, whole genome shotgun sequence:
- the vasnb gene encoding vasorin b, translating to MKPHRPPLPPFHPPFLLLVLLFLLPPARAASGDCPKHCSCSSPESIFCFTRRDASVPRGVPPSTRQLYLFQNGIEVLGPEDFAGLGGLQMLDLSQNKLSQLPDGAFRPLADLRNLDLSNNQLERVSQDSFAGLGLLERLYLYNNRIQSIHPAAFQGLGQLLELKLQGNRLTSLPALRMPKLLLLDLSYNQVPPPGPDDFQTPNLESLKMAGLGLRELDPELLAGLGNLHDLDVSQNQLRAVPPALGEVRGLIRLGLAGNPVGQLRPEDFQNLEELQELDVSNMNLQGFPAGLGRLLPRLQQLTAAENPFNCLCPLAWFPGWLREGGLRLGRTEETRCHFPPLNAGKVLERLEHRDFGCPTTTTVTTTTVTTSSTKAPRVTTAPRRLTPAVAPPPPSESPFSAETDSDPPPVAPPVPTGGDGDSEPHLKEPPCPPNICLNGGTCLRDRHGHLECICPRGAWGTYCENEEEPPPPPPAPPQETHTVAVAMTPDISSGQVTSTTILLDLHRYIRTRPYLRGIRLTYRNLSGPDRRPMQLSVPASYPEYTLRGLRPNSTYSICAGPLGELGQADASCTEARTAGQQLPVARVMDGQLTSKLVPALAVLLLLVLVAAAVGVVCYLRRRRAKGHSDDAGGDEPSTLELEGVKACLDNGTLPQKQPAELQPPPPTALHAGVEYEVPLMQAHCTSNNNMASLKPSYF from the coding sequence ATGAAGCCCCACCGCCCTCCGCTGCCGCCTTttcacccccccttcctcctcctcgtcctcctcttcctcctcccccccgcccgggCGGCGAGCGGCGACTGCCCGAAGcactgcagctgctccagcCCGGAGTCCATCTTCTGCTTCACGCGCCGCGACGCGTCCGTCCCGCGCGGGGTGCCCCCCTCCACCAGGCAGCTCTACCTCTTCCAGAACGGCATCGAGGTCCTGGGCCCGGAGGACTTCGCCGGCCTGGGCGGCCTGCAGATGCTGGACCTGAGCCAGAACAAGCTGTCCCAGCTGCCGGACGGCGCCTTCCGGCCACTCGCCGACCTGCGCAACCTGGACCTGTCCAACAACCAGCTGGAGCGCGTGTCCCAGGACAGCTTCGCCGGGCTGGGCCTCCTGGAGAGGCTCTACCTCTACAACAACCGCATCCAGAGCATCCACCCGGCCGCCTTCCAGGGGCTGGGCCAGCTGCTGGAGCTCAAGCTCCAGGGGAACCGGCTGACCTCGCTGCCCGCCCTCCGCATGCccaagctgctgctgctggacctcagctacaaccAGGTCCCGCCGCCGGGCCCCGACGACTTCCAGACGCCCAACCTGGAGTCCCTCAAGATGGCCGGCCTGGGGCTGAGGGAGCTGGACCCGGAACTGCTGGCCGGTCTGGGTAACCTCCACGACCTGGACGTCTCGCAGAACCAGCTGCGGGCCGTGCCGCCGGCGCTGGGGGAGGTGCGGGGGCTGATCCGGCTGGGCCTGGCCGGGAACCCCGTGGGCCAGCTGAGGCCCGAGGACTTCCAGaacctggaggagctgcaggagctggacgTCAGCAACATGAACCTGCAGGGCTTCCCCGCGGGCCTGGGCCGGCTCCTGCCCcggctgcagcagctgacggCGGCCGAGAACCCCTTCAACTGCCTGTGCCCGCTGGCCTGGTTCCCCGGCTGGCTGCGGGAGGGCGGGCTCCGGCTGGGCCGGACCGAGGAGACCCGCTGCCACTTCCCGCCCCTCAACGCCGGCAAGGTCCTGGAGAGGCTGGAGCACAGGGACTTCGGGTGTCCCACCACGACCACGGTCACCACGACCACGGTGACCACCAGCAGCACGAAAGCCCCGCGGGTCACCACGGCGCCCAGGCGCCTCACGCCGgccgtggccccgccccctcccagcGAGAGCCCCTTCTCCGCAGAGACAGACAGCGACCCGCCCCCCGTGGCCCCTCCCGTCCCCACCGGCGGCGACGGCGACTCCGAGCCCCATTTGAAGGAGCCCCCGTGCCCCCCCAACATCTGCCTGAACGGCGGGACCTGCCTGCGGGACCGGCACGGGCACCTGGAGTGCATCTGCCCGCGCGGCGCCTGGGGCACCTACTGCGAGAACGAGGAggagccgccgcccccgccgccggcgCCGCCCCAGGAGACCCACACGGTCGCCGTCGCCATGACGCCCGACATCAGCTCCGGCCAGGTGACCAGCACCACCATCCTCCTGGACCTCCACCGCTACATCCGGACGCGGCCCTACCTGCGGGGCATCCGGCTGACCTACAGGAACCTGTCGGGGCCCGACCGGCGGCCCATGCAGCTGAGCGTGCCGGCCTCGTACCCGGAGTACACCCTGCGGGGCCTGCGGCCCAACTCCACCTACTCCATCTGCGCGGGCCCGCTGGGCGAGCTGGGCCAGGCGGACGCGTCCTGCACGGAGGCGCGCACGGCCGGCCAGCAGCTGCCCGTGGCGCGCGTGATGGACGGCCAGCTCACCAGCAAGCTGGTGCCGGCGCTGGCCGTGCTGCtcctgctggtgctggtggCGGCCGCGGTGGGCGTGGTGTGCTACCTCCGCAGGCGGCGGGCCAAGGGACACTCGGACGACGCGGGCGGCGACGAGCCCTCCACGCTCGAGCTGGAGGGCGTCAAGGCCTGCCTGGACAACGGGACGCTGCCCCAGAAGCAGCCCGCCGAGCTGCAGCCACCGCCCCCGACAGCCCTCCACGCCGGGGTGGAGTACGAGGTCCCGCTCATGCAGGCCCACTGCACCTCCAATAACAACATGGCCTCACTGAAGCCCTCCTATttctga